From the genome of Gallus gallus isolate bGalGal1 chromosome 4, bGalGal1.mat.broiler.GRCg7b, whole genome shotgun sequence:
tgctggggcagagtAAGGTCCCCCGACCTCAGCCCTGGGGTGCACAACGAGCTGCTGAATGCAGCTGCTTCGGGAAGGGCCAGGCCATACTTTTAGCAGCAGTGTGGTGGTTAAGAGCTGCCTTTGTGCAGTGGCGATTCTCCCAGCCAGGGGGCCTCAGGACATCAGCCCAGGGTGGGTGGGTGGCAGCAGATAGCACATGTGTGGGGGTTCACCACCCAGGGCACCCTGCAGCCTCCCCCCACACCTACCCCAGGGCAGGTCCAACTCACTTCATCAAGAGGAAGGCCCAGAGGATCATCAGGAAGGAGACACAGTCTACAACAATCCAGATCATGAGGtatgtgctgctgggctgcaaggTGACAAGCCAAGCGTTGAGCACCACTGGTAGCACAGTCCTACCCGCTGCACAGCAAGGTCTGCAAGGTCACGCTgccacaccagcacagcacagtgcaaagCCCACcctgcatgcagctgcaggaCCAGACTCACCACTTGCACCAGGAAGATTTGCACCAGGACAGAGGTTTTGCTTACCAGCAACCAGATGGGGCGTTTCATCTCCTTCAGCACCTGGCAGGCATTGGTGGTGACAGAGCTCAcccctgagcaccacagcacGGAGAAGAGCCAGGGCTGGTTCACCACGTACAGGTTGACTGAGATGTTGTCCTGGCGGTACTGCCTGTGCAGGGAGAGCCGTGGTCAGCATGGCAGACAGTGAGGTGCCGGCACGCTCAGCTCATGGCAGAGAGGCCTGCATGTCTGGGATGGGATCCAGCAATTGCAGCCACATAGAGCAACTGTCTGGAGAGCCAGACCCAAGGCAGACTTGCTGGccaggcagagagctgcagccagctccaTCCCCCgcagcagccctggggcatgccaggctgcagcccctgctcagctctcagcccCGTTGGGGCCTCACTTCTTCCGGACCCCAGACTCATAACCCACTCCTCTCCCAGTCTCTCACTTGATCTCCTCAGAGCTCATGTCTTGGTAGGGCAGGTTGACATGCAGCAGTGGCTCCTTCTCATCCTGGAGTCTCTTCCGGCCGTAAACCTGCTGAACACCTGGGACTTGCTGTTTGACCTGCTCCCTGAACCCATCCGGCAGCCACAGGACCTGGGCAAGAGCCAGGGAATGTGTGTAAGGAACAGACAGTCCAGGGCTCTGCAGACACTGCCCCACTCCTGGAGACATTGGatgtcaggctggaccaggctctgtGCAACGTGATTGAGCTGTAAGCGTACCtattcagtgcaggggagttggattagatgacctttaagggtcccctccaactcaaatgatcctatggttctatgatcttcctgGAGGATCTCAGCCAGGGCAGTCTCCTAAGAACTCATCCCAGCCAAGAAACGAGCACAAACCCCcactgaaaggagaaagcaaCTCCAACCTAAGAAAGCCCCTGCAGGGCACTGACATCATTCTGGGTCCTTGAAGGATTGAGCAGAGCACACTTTTTGGCCACAACTCTGCAGCAAGAATGCACCCCAGGCCAGCGTTACCGTACCGTGCCCTGAGTTCCCACAGGGAAAGCAATTTGggtgctcctccagccctgcagggtAGCACGTGCCTCATGCTGCTGAGGCCAATGAAGTGCAAAGGAAACCGAGGTGGTTGCAGCAAGTCAAGGAACTGCAGGGAGAGGTGTggtgcagcacagggagcatCGATTTCATGCACTTGTACCCATGCTCCCCTCCCTTGACTGAGTGAGTCACTGTTTACACACCAGAGTGGCCAGTTCTGGGAAATGAGTATTTGCACAAACTGCAGCTTTATGCACTACCCCCAACTCATGGCAAGCTCTCTCATCTAGAGAACCTTGGGATCTCTTTCAGGACTATGCTACCCTGCCAAGGACTGGCCATCAGCTGCTCATGGGGCTGCTGTACAACAGGATGGCCCAGCAGGAAGCACAGACTGCAATGGGGCGCGTGGGGAGATAGAGATGCTCCGTGTGACAGCAGGGTGCAGCACTTGGTGGGCAGCTCACCTGCTGCAGCGGGATGCCAGACTGCAGGATGACTGCCAGGGTGGCGTTGACGAAGCTCTGGTAATCGCTGTGGTTCTCTGGCCGGAGGTCAAACATGATGGAGATATTGCTCTCCTTGGCTGCATCCAGCACCTGTCCCAGGGATGGGATCTTCTGCCGAGTCGCCTGCACGCGATCGCCGTGCGAAAGACTTTGCACACTGGGAAATGGTCTCCGCTAGGAGGGAAAGACAGTCAGCCACCACAGGCAGAGCCTGCAAGCCTCCACctccccccagtgctgctccagcctccCACCATGGGATGGGCACAGGgcacctctcctctgctgcccactAATAGCgctctcccagcagccccagcacctgTGGGCATTCAGCAGGTCATTAATCACCTGAACAGCACTCCCCAGCTCCCTCCATGCCCAGgcaggctgtgcagctcagcacgAGCACTGGCAGGGCATGAGACATCTCCCCACAACCCAACCTCCCTATGACTCAGAGCAAACCCCAggtgcagcagccagcacagggtGTAACTGCACCCCAGGGATCCACGCAGGCATGGAAGTGCTCCTGCACACCGCTCAGGTGACTACAGAGGGAGCACGACACAGGGCAGGGCTCTTGCTTCCCCAGCAACCCCAGTGTACCCATCCCTGCATCCTGACCTCCAGGAACCAACTGCCAGCATTGAGCTGCTGGAGGTCTGTCCAGTTGAAGGCAGTGCTGTTCAGGGCAGCTCTCTCAGGGAACACGGTCTGCACATTGGTGGTCCTGGTGAGCTTCTCATCATGCATGAGGAATGGGACCCCATCAGCACTgcaaaaagagcagagaagaaggTCGTGTCACAAGCTGTTTGCCTCCTAACGCTGCCCTGCCATTTCTACCCACTCCCAAGCTGCTTTCTAAGAGTAACCTCCACCCCAAGCCTGCTTCTGAGTCTTTGCACAGAGGCATCAGCCTCCGAGAAGCAGAGAGCACCAAGAGGCTAAGCCAGGAATCACACTGTTCCTTGCTCCCTGCAACAGCTCTCCCCACAGGAGAATTGCATCAGATGAGGGCTCAGGGGCTGAACTCCAAGTAGTGCCTTCCTCCCCAATGGTGCCTCCCTCCTAATGGCCTGGAAGGCAGCCTGGGTCAACAGGAGAAACCCACCACCTCCCCCAGCTTGTTGGAACTCCCAGGTAGAGCCAGGGCCGTGCTGGGGAGGTGATATTGGCAGAGCCCTTGAACAGGGTGGACTCCAGATGAAGACTGTGTCAGTCCTGCAGGTTTGCTCCCCAGGTGCCCACGTGGAAGGTGACATCCCAGGATGCACAgaccccttcccccccctcctctgAGCCCCACTGCCCCTTTACCTCACCATGACGTCTGTCTCAAAGACCTGCACATCGCAGTCCACTGCCTTGCGCAGAGACATGAGGGTGTTTTCAGGGGCCAGCTGGAAAGGCAGCAAGTGTCAGCTCAGCAAAGGGCAGACAGCACCCTCCCTGCCCACATCCTCCAGCCTTGTGCTGCTCCAGGCACCTCTCTCGGCCATGCACCAGCCATGGTccagtgccccacagctccgtgtcaccttgagtgctgtgcaggtgctgtTGCTCACCATAGGGGCTCCTCGGTGGCCAACCAGGGCTGGCTTGGGGGGCAGCTGGTTCTCCTCCATGATGCAGGGTGAGGTGATCCCCAGGGGAGCCAGGTACAGGGCAATCATCGCTGCAGAGTATGCAAGCAGCAGGAACACCTTGAGGCCTGGAGAAAGACACAGGAGGTGCAGGGGTGAGGTGCATAGGAAGCATTTTGCAGGCTGTCGAGAACAAGCTGATGCTGCTTCTTTCAGCATTCACTAATGGCTGTCCTAGGTCAGGCATTGCATCTCCAGCCTCAAGAACACTGCAGGTTTCTTCTTAGCCCACCACATGGCCTTGCACCCCAACAGAGGACTTCTGCAGGGCCCAGTCTGCCATCTGCACCTCTCGTCCATTTGCAAAGCAgtctgggctggagctgcaccCAGGtataaaaagcagcaaacagcagcaggggTGATACATCAGTACCAGAACTCGGTCCTtcccactgcactgctgctccccgTGCACTGTCCTGCTGCCAGTGCTTCTCAGTGGGGTGCAGGAAACAGAGCACCCAGCTGTAGGGAGAGATGGAGACCCTGGGGGGGTTACCTGTGTTGTGGGCGCGGTAGATGACGCTGGCCAATGGCCAGGCAAGGAGCGTCATTCCTCCCACAATCCCAATGTGCAGGAAGGGACCCGTTGCCTGGGAAGACGAAGGCAGGGTGTCAGACATCACAATCCCAGCCCCCGTCCACAAAACCCAATAGCAGGGACCTATCACTACAGCCAGCACCACTGGAACAGCCACAGTGCCAGGGAGAAAAGGACGAGGTCTCCTTCCAGTCCCCCCACCCtgactgcagctgctccaggcaggACTGCACAGAGCAAGCTGGGACAGGGCTTAgcccacacagcacacagccatgcTAGGAAGCCCAGGCACCATCCTGCATCTCGTCCCCACAAGCCTCCACAACAGGACAGCAGGGCAGTCCCTGGTGACAAGCCAACTCACCTGCAGGGAGATGCGTGCACTTCTCCACTCCTCTGCCCACTTTATTCCCAGCCCTGTGAAGGCTGCAGCCACCACGAGGGCAGTTATGATCAGCAGGATCTGTGGcgagcagcacagggcagttAGGGGTGTACATATCAGCATCCTCTAAACCAGCAGGCCCTCCCTTccaagcccccccccccccccccccccccccccagttctTTAGACACCCTTCCCCCCCCATCTTGATTCACAGCTGAACTCAGTACCCCACACTGAGCAAGGAGAACAGTCC
Proteins encoded in this window:
- the GDPD2 gene encoding glycerophosphoinositol inositolphosphodiesterase GDPD2 isoform X2, which translates into the protein MADPPGCCRPCATCLLCLYSCQWITAKKEKRRGLRTTKCDCSWFFFLFCVFLFTLVWLYIAIIILNDFHNFNEFIFKQQKLWLDWSLVLLIATAVLITYSAVLLVLALCLQLCGQPLKLHWLHKILLIITALVVAAAFTGLGIKWAEEWRSARISLQATGPFLHIGIVGGMTLLAWPLASVIYRAHNTGLKVFLLLAYSAAMIALYLAPLGITSPCIMEENQLPPKPALVGHRGAPMLAPENTLMSLRKAVDCDVQVFETDVMVSADGVPFLMHDEKLTRTTNVQTVFPERAALNSTAFNWTDLQQLNAGSWFLERRPFPSVQSLSHGDRVQATRQKIPSLGQVLDAAKESNISIMFDLRPENHSDYQSFVNATLAVILQSGIPLQQVLWLPDGFREQVKQQVPGVQQVYGRKRLQDEKEPLLHVNLPYQDMSSEEIKQYRQDNISVNLYVVNQPWLFSVLWCSGVSSVTTNACQVLKEMKRPIWLLPSSTYLMIWIVVDCVSFLMILWAFLLMKKCSQRRRTAGECTDAGSSVPGGSLQADSLPQWSVAEPGRL
- the GDPD2 gene encoding glycerophosphoinositol inositolphosphodiesterase GDPD2 isoform X3, producing MFVPRRALLGSSVPGSLLQAERWASAPGYGLSVPCRCVHACSLSGFQCDCSWFFFLFCVFLFTLVWLYIAIIILNDFHNFNEFIFKQQKLWLDWSLVLLIATAVLITYSAVLLVLALCLQLCGQPLKLHWLHKILLIITALVVAAAFTGLGIKWAEEWRSARISLQATGPFLHIGIVGGMTLLAWPLASVIYRAHNTGLKVFLLLAYSAAMIALYLAPLGITSPCIMEENQLPPKPALVGHRGAPMLAPENTLMSLRKAVDCDVQVFETDVMVSADGVPFLMHDEKLTRTTNVQTVFPERAALNSTAFNWTDLQQLNAGSWFLERRPFPSVQSLSHGDRVQATRQKIPSLGQVLDAAKESNISIMFDLRPENHSDYQSFVNATLAVILQSGIPLQQVLWLPDGFREQVKQQVPGVQQVYGRKRLQDEKEPLLHVNLPYQDMSSEEIKQYRQDNISVNLYVVNQPWLFSVLWCSGVSSVTTNACQVLKEMKRPIWLLPSSTYLMIWIVVDCVSFLMILWAFLLMKKCSQRRRTAESETDVLLTKINSLMQD
- the GDPD2 gene encoding glycerophosphoinositol inositolphosphodiesterase GDPD2 isoform X1, with protein sequence MFVPRRALLGSSVPGSLLQAERWASAPGYGLSVPCRCVHACSLSGFQCDCSWFFFLFCVFLFTLVWLYIAIIILNDFHNFNEFIFKQQKLWLDWSLVLLIATAVLITYSAVLLVLALCLQLCGQPLKLHWLHKILLIITALVVAAAFTGLGIKWAEEWRSARISLQATGPFLHIGIVGGMTLLAWPLASVIYRAHNTGLKVFLLLAYSAAMIALYLAPLGITSPCIMEENQLPPKPALVGHRGAPMLAPENTLMSLRKAVDCDVQVFETDVMVSADGVPFLMHDEKLTRTTNVQTVFPERAALNSTAFNWTDLQQLNAGSWFLERRPFPSVQSLSHGDRVQATRQKIPSLGQVLDAAKESNISIMFDLRPENHSDYQSFVNATLAVILQSGIPLQQVLWLPDGFREQVKQQVPGVQQVYGRKRLQDEKEPLLHVNLPYQDMSSEEIKQYRQDNISVNLYVVNQPWLFSVLWCSGVSSVTTNACQVLKEMKRPIWLLPSSTYLMIWIVVDCVSFLMILWAFLLMKKCSQRRRTAGECTDAGSSVPGGSLQADSLPQWSVAEPGRL